The following are from one region of the Halorussus rarus genome:
- the ppsA gene encoding phosphoenolpyruvate synthase: protein MAVLWLDEITADDLELVGGKGASLGELTGAGLPVPSGFVVSAGTYRSFIEETGIDEELFEAVDVDTEDSAALAEAQSRAKELVLDTEMPEEIRQEILDSYDDLEDGEAFVAVRSSATAEDLPDASFAGQQETFLNVTREDLVDRVKRCWASLFTQRAIYYRQEKGFAHDVVDIAVVVQRMVDAEKSGVMFTSHPSTGAPKIIIEAAWGLGEAVVSGSVSPDNYVVDRETSSVEEVTIADKKTKMEKDEETGETVEREVSDDLREAQVLDERDIERLVELGERVEDHYGDPQDVEWAIVDGEVFMLQSRPITTIDDGESEIETDASANGDAGVGANGANGSPTEGITDGSGGVEAASPGGDAGGASGNGDVLVSGLGASPGIASGAVRIVDQLDQLDKVSDGDIIVTEMTTPDMVPAMKRAAGIVTDEGGMTSHAAIVSRELGVPAVVGSTDATSTLTDDQRITIDGDKGTVTEGRRETSEEREPIEEARPKTPVKPMTATEVKVNVSIPEAAERAAATGADGVGLLRMEHMILSTNKTPARYIDDHGVDAYVNEIVEGVRGVADEFYPRPVRVRTLDAPTDEFRQLQGGEDEPDEHNPMLGYRGIRRSLDRPDVFAHELEAFARLYEMGYDNVEIMLPLVNDTEDVIQARNLMEEAGIDPDKRTWGVMIETPASALGVEEMAQQGIDFASFGTNDLTQYTLAVDRNNENVADRFDELHPSVLQLISQTIETCREHGVDTSICGQAGSKPKMVQHLVNEGVSSISANIDAVRDVQHEVKRVEQKLLLDSVR from the coding sequence ATGGCTGTACTCTGGCTGGACGAAATCACCGCAGACGACCTCGAACTGGTCGGCGGGAAGGGCGCGTCGCTGGGGGAGCTCACCGGCGCGGGCCTGCCGGTCCCCTCGGGGTTCGTGGTTTCGGCCGGCACCTACCGCTCGTTCATCGAGGAGACCGGCATCGATGAGGAACTGTTCGAGGCCGTGGACGTCGACACCGAGGACTCCGCGGCGCTCGCCGAGGCCCAGTCGAGGGCCAAGGAGCTCGTGCTCGACACCGAGATGCCCGAGGAGATCCGACAGGAGATCCTCGACTCCTACGACGACCTCGAAGACGGCGAGGCGTTCGTCGCGGTCCGCTCCTCGGCGACCGCCGAGGACCTCCCCGACGCCTCGTTCGCGGGCCAGCAGGAGACGTTCCTCAACGTGACCCGCGAGGACCTCGTCGACCGGGTCAAGCGCTGCTGGGCGTCGCTGTTCACCCAGCGGGCCATCTACTACCGCCAGGAGAAGGGCTTCGCCCACGACGTGGTCGACATCGCGGTCGTCGTCCAGCGGATGGTCGACGCCGAGAAGTCCGGCGTGATGTTCACCAGCCACCCCTCGACCGGCGCGCCGAAGATCATCATCGAGGCCGCCTGGGGGCTCGGCGAGGCGGTCGTCTCCGGGTCGGTCTCGCCCGACAACTACGTCGTCGACCGCGAGACCAGTTCGGTCGAGGAGGTCACCATCGCCGACAAGAAGACCAAGATGGAGAAGGACGAGGAGACCGGCGAGACCGTCGAGCGCGAGGTCTCCGACGACCTCCGGGAGGCCCAGGTGCTCGACGAGCGCGACATCGAGCGGCTGGTCGAGCTCGGCGAGCGGGTCGAGGACCACTACGGCGACCCCCAGGACGTCGAGTGGGCCATCGTCGACGGCGAGGTCTTCATGCTCCAGTCCCGTCCCATCACGACCATCGACGACGGCGAGAGCGAGATCGAGACCGACGCGAGCGCCAACGGCGACGCCGGCGTCGGCGCGAACGGCGCCAACGGGAGCCCGACCGAGGGCATCACCGACGGGAGCGGCGGCGTCGAGGCCGCCAGTCCCGGCGGCGACGCCGGGGGCGCGTCGGGCAACGGCGACGTCCTGGTCTCCGGGCTGGGCGCGAGCCCCGGCATCGCGTCGGGCGCGGTCCGCATCGTCGACCAGCTCGACCAGCTCGACAAGGTGAGCGACGGCGACATCATCGTCACCGAGATGACCACGCCCGACATGGTGCCCGCGATGAAGCGGGCGGCGGGCATCGTCACCGACGAGGGCGGCATGACCAGCCACGCCGCCATCGTCTCCCGGGAGCTGGGCGTCCCGGCGGTCGTCGGCTCGACCGACGCCACGTCGACGCTGACCGACGACCAGCGCATCACCATCGACGGCGACAAGGGGACCGTCACCGAGGGCCGCCGCGAGACGAGCGAGGAGCGCGAGCCCATCGAGGAGGCCCGACCCAAGACCCCGGTCAAGCCGATGACCGCGACCGAGGTGAAGGTCAACGTCTCGATTCCGGAGGCCGCCGAGCGCGCCGCGGCGACCGGCGCCGACGGCGTGGGGCTGCTCCGGATGGAGCACATGATCCTCTCGACCAACAAGACCCCCGCCCGGTACATCGACGACCACGGCGTCGACGCCTACGTCAACGAGATCGTCGAGGGCGTCCGCGGGGTCGCCGACGAGTTCTACCCCCGGCCGGTCCGGGTGCGGACGCTCGACGCCCCCACCGACGAGTTCCGCCAGCTCCAGGGCGGCGAGGACGAGCCCGACGAGCACAACCCGATGCTGGGCTACCGGGGCATCCGGCGGAGCCTCGACCGCCCCGACGTGTTCGCCCACGAGCTCGAGGCGTTCGCCCGGCTCTACGAGATGGGCTACGACAACGTCGAGATCATGCTCCCGCTGGTCAACGACACCGAGGACGTCATCCAGGCGCGCAACCTCATGGAAGAGGCGGGCATCGACCCCGACAAGCGCACCTGGGGCGTGATGATCGAGACGCCCGCCTCGGCGCTCGGCGTCGAGGAGATGGCCCAGCAGGGCATCGACTTCGCCTCGTTCGGCACCAACGACCTGACCCAGTACACCCTCGCCGTGGACCGCAACAACGAGAACGTCGCCGACCGGTTCGACGAGCTCCACCCCTCCGTCCTCCAGCTCATCAGCCAGACCATCGAGACCTGCCGGGAGCACGGCGTCGACACCTCCATCTGCGGCCAGGCCGGCTCGAAGCCAAAGATGGTCCAGCACCTGGTCAACGAGGGGGTCTCGTCGATCTCGGCCAACATCGACGCGGTCCGCGACGTCCAGCACGAGGTCAAGCGCGTCGAGCAGAAGCTGCTGCTCGACTCGGTGCGGTAG
- a CDS encoding PhzF family phenazine biosynthesis protein has translation MDTRRALLVDAFTDDPFAGNAAGVVPDADGLTDDQMQAIAAELAVSETAFLRESDDADRRVRYFTPTTEVDLCGHATIASHAHLHENGVVDPGTHSLETNVGVLDIDVADDGTVWMTQDDPTIREVDIDYDRVADALGVDPAALKDIGADLPPAVASTGLPFLVVPVNFLEHVGGMDPDHRKIEAISEDVDATGIYAFSFDAVAVDSTLHGRMFAPAAGVPEDPVTGTASGATGAYLREYEAFDGEFPDEMVFEQGHFVDRPGHVRVRVGDEVRVGGKAATAFEGELRVPAAEDDDIIDATG, from the coding sequence ATGGACACGCGACGCGCGCTGCTGGTCGACGCCTTCACCGACGACCCCTTCGCCGGGAACGCCGCCGGCGTGGTCCCCGACGCCGACGGACTGACCGACGACCAGATGCAGGCCATCGCCGCCGAGTTGGCCGTGAGCGAGACCGCCTTCCTCCGCGAGAGCGACGACGCCGACCGCCGGGTCCGGTACTTCACGCCCACGACCGAGGTCGACCTCTGCGGGCACGCCACCATCGCCTCCCACGCCCACCTCCACGAGAACGGCGTCGTCGACCCCGGGACGCACAGCCTGGAGACCAACGTCGGCGTCCTCGACATCGACGTCGCCGATGACGGGACGGTCTGGATGACCCAGGACGACCCGACGATTCGCGAGGTGGACATCGACTACGACCGGGTGGCCGACGCGCTCGGCGTCGACCCCGCCGCGCTGAAGGACATCGGCGCCGACCTCCCGCCGGCGGTGGCCTCGACCGGCCTCCCGTTCCTGGTGGTTCCGGTCAACTTCCTCGAGCACGTCGGCGGGATGGACCCCGACCACCGGAAGATCGAGGCCATCAGCGAGGACGTCGACGCCACCGGCATCTACGCCTTCAGCTTCGACGCCGTGGCCGTCGACTCGACGCTCCACGGCCGGATGTTCGCGCCCGCCGCCGGCGTGCCCGAGGACCCCGTGACGGGCACCGCCAGCGGCGCGACCGGCGCCTACCTCCGGGAGTACGAGGCCTTCGACGGGGAGTTCCCCGACGAGATGGTGTTCGAGCAGGGCCACTTCGTCGACCGGCCGGGCCACGTCCGGGTGCGTGTCGGCGACGAAGTCCGGGTCGGCGGGAAGGCGGCCACCGCGTTCGAGGGCGAACTGCGGGTGCCGGCCGCGGAGGACGACGACATCATCGACGCGACGGGATAG
- a CDS encoding phosphotransferase family protein gives MDTDEALADRTLRRLLREVRPAWSLRGASAAEEGTDLVYFLDVETPEGPRECVLKAREFLDPEAFRPEPYLMTLADRRTSMSVPSVVGAVDDHPDLPAPFFLMERRAGDVRENGARDLHADAMERIARDAGRWLGELHGLGDFERFGPIRLARDVDPEAGGAAPDRADRIPGGIAVEGRTITVGEAGTDSWRDRIASMADDCLDDLHDRFADLEPDLRAFVDDRLDALPDGPGRDGPDGGVAPVLGHDDYRLGNLLVDPETGETRAVLDWGNAHTMTARYNLVVTEQYLSGWATRDDPLRERVRAALREGYRESGELPRGSDDERRRELYLAVTRTFPLGCFSLWYGDFPASEREAVAERNRRAVLDLVD, from the coding sequence ATGGACACCGACGAGGCGCTCGCGGACCGGACCCTCCGGCGGCTGCTGCGCGAGGTCCGACCGGCGTGGTCGCTCCGCGGGGCTTCGGCCGCAGAGGAGGGCACCGACCTCGTCTACTTCCTCGACGTCGAGACGCCCGAGGGACCCCGCGAGTGCGTCCTCAAGGCCCGCGAGTTCCTCGACCCCGAGGCGTTCCGGCCCGAGCCGTACCTGATGACGCTGGCCGACCGCCGGACGTCGATGTCCGTCCCGAGTGTCGTCGGCGCGGTCGACGACCACCCCGACCTGCCCGCGCCGTTCTTCCTGATGGAGCGCCGCGCCGGCGACGTTCGCGAGAACGGGGCGCGTGACCTCCACGCCGACGCGATGGAACGCATCGCCCGGGACGCCGGGCGCTGGCTGGGCGAACTCCACGGCCTCGGCGACTTCGAGCGGTTCGGGCCGATTCGGCTCGCCCGGGACGTCGACCCCGAAGCCGGCGGCGCCGCCCCCGACCGCGCGGACAGAATCCCCGGCGGCATCGCCGTCGAGGGACGGACCATCACCGTCGGCGAGGCCGGGACCGACTCGTGGCGCGACCGAATCGCGTCGATGGCCGACGACTGTCTCGACGACCTCCACGACCGGTTCGCCGACCTCGAACCCGACCTCCGGGCGTTCGTCGACGACCGCCTCGATGCACTCCCCGATGGACCGGGCCGAGACGGTCCCGACGGCGGAGTCGCGCCGGTGCTGGGCCACGACGACTACCGACTGGGGAACCTGCTCGTCGACCCGGAGACCGGCGAGACCCGCGCCGTGCTCGACTGGGGCAACGCCCACACGATGACGGCCCGGTACAACCTCGTCGTCACCGAGCAGTACCTCAGCGGGTGGGCGACCCGCGACGACCCGCTCCGCGAGCGCGTCCGCGCGGCGCTGCGCGAGGGCTACCGGGAGTCGGGCGAGCTACCGCGGGGCTCCGACGACGAGCGCCGGCGCGAGCTCTATCTGGCCGTGACCCGGACCTTCCCGCTGGGCTGCTTCTCGCTGTGGTACGGCGATTTCCCGGCGAGCGAGCGCGAAGCGGTCGCCGAGCGGAACCGGCGGGCGGTGCTAGACCTGGTGGACTGA
- a CDS encoding VOC family protein: protein MATDPDAYPMPLFVRLSVSDLEASTEWYRALGFDIVYSMPVMVHVRYRKYADVMLAAPAADLDGERTSGDASRGRGVSVYVAVEDESVDDVAGRAREHGAELSAEPHETPWNTREVALRDPDGYEFVFSEPVDTERSFEDVMGGPAPDDATDESS, encoded by the coding sequence GTGGCGACCGACCCCGACGCCTACCCGATGCCGCTGTTCGTCCGACTGAGCGTCTCGGACCTCGAGGCGTCGACCGAGTGGTACCGCGCGCTCGGGTTCGACATCGTCTACTCCATGCCGGTGATGGTCCACGTCCGGTACCGGAAGTACGCGGACGTCATGCTCGCCGCGCCGGCGGCCGACCTCGACGGCGAGCGGACAAGTGGCGACGCGAGTCGGGGGCGGGGCGTCTCGGTCTACGTCGCCGTCGAGGACGAATCGGTCGACGACGTGGCGGGCCGGGCCCGCGAACACGGCGCGGAGCTCTCGGCGGAACCCCACGAGACCCCGTGGAACACCCGCGAGGTCGCGCTCCGGGACCCCGACGGGTACGAGTTCGTCTTCTCCGAGCCGGTCGACACCGAGCGGTCGTTCGAGGACGTCATGGGCGGGCCTGCGCCGGACGACGCCACAGACGAGTCGAGCTAG
- a CDS encoding cobalamin-binding protein, whose translation MAAHPERIVSLAPSATETLRALDATDRLVGATHHCEVDVPAVGGWLNPDYDAVADRDPDLVLTADDLQADVAADLRDRGHEVFHAAPTALDEVVDSFAELGAAVGLPDDGAALARRSESRLDRVRRLTPDDADRPVVYCEEWSDPPMAAGNWVPEAVETAGGRYPFVDPGERSREVSATEVETADPDHVVLHVCGHGACADPAAVADRGWDLPAVDRGDVHVLDDSLLNQPSPRLVEGIETLAGTLHGDALDSRSPRRG comes from the coding sequence ATGGCAGCCCATCCCGAGCGGATCGTCTCGCTGGCCCCGAGCGCGACCGAAACGCTGCGGGCGCTCGACGCGACCGACCGCCTGGTCGGCGCGACCCACCACTGCGAGGTCGACGTCCCCGCGGTGGGCGGGTGGCTCAACCCCGACTACGACGCGGTCGCCGACCGCGACCCGGACCTCGTCCTGACCGCCGACGACCTGCAGGCCGACGTGGCGGCGGACCTCCGGGACCGCGGCCACGAGGTGTTCCACGCCGCGCCGACCGCGCTCGACGAGGTGGTCGACTCGTTCGCCGAGCTCGGGGCGGCGGTCGGCCTCCCGGACGACGGTGCGGCGCTCGCCCGACGATCCGAAAGCCGGCTGGACCGCGTCCGGCGGCTGACGCCCGACGACGCCGACAGGCCGGTCGTCTACTGCGAGGAGTGGTCGGACCCGCCGATGGCCGCGGGCAACTGGGTGCCCGAGGCGGTCGAGACCGCGGGCGGGCGCTACCCGTTCGTCGACCCGGGCGAGCGCTCGCGGGAGGTCTCGGCCACCGAGGTCGAGACCGCCGACCCCGACCACGTCGTCCTCCACGTCTGCGGCCACGGCGCCTGCGCGGACCCTGCGGCCGTCGCCGACCGCGGCTGGGACCTCCCGGCGGTCGACCGCGGCGACGTCCACGTCCTCGACGACTCGCTGCTCAACCAGCCCAGCCCCCGCCTCGTGGAGGGCATCGAGACGCTGGCCGGGACGCTCCACGGCGACGCGCTCGATTCGCGATCCCCTCGGCGTGGCTGA
- the yjjX gene encoding inosine/xanthosine triphosphatase, whose product MRVGVGSTNPVKRAATEAALREFPGTAVESVGVESGVSEQPRGERETVSGAENRARNALEAGNYDLGVGLEGGVAEVEGTGGLFLIMWAAATDGERVGRGAGPRLRLPGSIAGRVRDGEELGPVMDDVLDAENVAKKQGAAGVLTANAIDREGALRQAVAGALGPFVTDLYE is encoded by the coding sequence ATGCGAGTCGGCGTCGGCAGCACCAACCCCGTGAAGCGCGCCGCGACGGAGGCCGCCCTGCGCGAGTTCCCGGGCACCGCGGTCGAGTCGGTCGGGGTCGAGTCGGGCGTGAGCGAACAGCCCCGCGGAGAGCGCGAGACCGTCTCGGGCGCGGAGAACCGCGCCCGGAACGCCCTCGAAGCGGGCAACTACGACCTTGGAGTCGGGCTCGAAGGCGGCGTCGCCGAGGTCGAGGGCACCGGCGGGCTCTTCCTCATCATGTGGGCGGCCGCCACCGACGGCGAGCGAGTCGGCAGGGGCGCCGGGCCCCGCCTGCGGCTCCCCGGGTCCATCGCCGGTCGCGTCCGGGACGGCGAGGAGCTCGGCCCCGTGATGGACGACGTGCTCGACGCGGAGAACGTCGCGAAGAAGCAGGGCGCGGCGGGCGTGCTGACCGCGAACGCCATCGACCGCGAGGGCGCGCTCCGGCAGGCGGTCGCGGGCGCGCTCGGCCCGTTCGTGACCGACCTGTACGAGTGA
- a CDS encoding phosphoribosyltransferase gives MSELPDEFKCTITNWEYIYGLCRDVSDQVKRDSFEPDVVVALARGGWFAGRCICDFLGMDDLTSLKMEHYVGTAEKAGEPEVRYPMPEGSVEGKDVLIIDDIADTGGSIERAYEYVTDRDAGEVRTATLQLLQTSEFEPDYIGERLEEWAWVVYPWNFIEDMIDLTSGVMDKADGDAFTTEEIRHLLSEYHEIERIEMEIAQPDRMGEVLDEMVRRGVLEDDGEKWRLVENEEGVGA, from the coding sequence ATGAGCGAACTCCCCGACGAGTTCAAATGTACGATTACGAACTGGGAGTACATCTACGGTCTCTGCCGCGACGTCAGCGACCAGGTGAAACGCGACTCCTTCGAGCCGGACGTGGTGGTCGCGCTGGCCCGCGGCGGGTGGTTCGCCGGGCGGTGCATCTGCGACTTCCTCGGGATGGACGACCTGACCAGCCTCAAGATGGAGCATTACGTCGGGACCGCCGAGAAGGCCGGCGAGCCCGAGGTGCGCTATCCGATGCCCGAGGGCAGCGTCGAGGGCAAGGACGTGCTCATCATCGACGACATCGCCGACACCGGGGGTTCCATCGAGCGCGCCTACGAGTACGTCACCGACCGCGACGCCGGGGAGGTCCGGACCGCCACGCTCCAGTTGCTCCAGACCAGCGAGTTCGAGCCCGACTACATCGGCGAGCGGCTCGAGGAGTGGGCCTGGGTGGTCTACCCGTGGAACTTCATCGAGGACATGATCGACCTCACCTCGGGCGTGATGGACAAGGCCGACGGCGACGCCTTCACGACCGAGGAGATCCGCCACCTGCTCTCGGAGTACCACGAGATCGAGCGCATCGAGATGGAGATCGCCCAGCCCGACCGGATGGGCGAAGTGCTCGACGAGATGGTCCGCCGGGGAGTCCTGGAGGACGACGGCGAGAAGTGGCGGCTCGTCGAGAACGAGGAGGGCGTGGGCGCCTGA
- a CDS encoding transcription initiation factor IIB, with translation MSDVSTRVKRSEEEESERETEESTACPECGGNIISDTEHGETVCEECGLVVDEDQVDRGPEWRAFDSKEKNEKSRVGAPTTNTMHDKGLSTNIDWRNKDAYGNSLGSRQREKMQRLRKWNERFRTRDSKERNLKQALGEIDRMASALGLPNNVRETASVIYRRALDEDLLPGRSIEGVSTACVYAAARQAGVPRSLDEIADVSRVEKSEVARTYRYVVRELNLEVKPADPESYVPRFASGLDLSDEAEHRARELLQTAKEKGVHSGKSPVGLAAAAVYAAALLTNEKTTQAEVSEVADISEVTIRNRYHELLEAEEAPAMA, from the coding sequence ATGTCAGACGTAAGCACGAGAGTCAAGCGATCCGAAGAGGAAGAGAGCGAACGAGAGACCGAGGAGTCCACCGCGTGCCCCGAGTGCGGCGGGAACATCATCTCCGACACCGAGCACGGCGAGACCGTCTGCGAGGAGTGCGGCCTGGTCGTCGACGAGGACCAGGTCGACCGCGGGCCGGAGTGGCGCGCGTTCGACTCCAAGGAGAAGAACGAGAAGTCCCGTGTGGGCGCCCCGACCACGAACACGATGCACGACAAGGGGCTGTCGACCAACATCGACTGGCGCAACAAGGACGCCTACGGCAACTCGCTGGGGTCGCGCCAGCGAGAGAAGATGCAGCGGCTGCGCAAGTGGAACGAGCGGTTCCGCACCCGCGACTCTAAGGAGCGCAACCTCAAGCAGGCCCTCGGCGAGATCGACCGCATGGCCTCCGCGCTCGGCCTGCCGAACAACGTCCGGGAGACCGCGTCGGTCATCTACCGGCGGGCGCTCGACGAGGACCTCCTCCCGGGCCGCTCCATCGAGGGCGTCTCGACCGCCTGCGTCTACGCCGCCGCCCGACAGGCCGGCGTCCCGCGCAGCCTCGACGAGATCGCCGACGTGAGCCGGGTCGAGAAGAGCGAGGTCGCCCGGACGTACCGGTACGTCGTCCGCGAGCTCAACCTCGAGGTCAAGCCCGCCGACCCCGAGAGCTACGTCCCGCGGTTCGCCTCGGGGCTGGACCTCTCGGACGAGGCCGAGCACCGCGCCCGCGAACTGCTCCAGACCGCCAAGGAGAAGGGCGTCCACAGCGGCAAGTCGCCGGTCGGCCTCGCGGCCGCCGCGGTGTACGCCGCCGCGTTGCTCACCAACGAGAAGACGACCCAGGCCGAGGTCAGCGAGGTGGCCGACATCAGCGAGGTCACCATCCGGAACCGCTACCACGAGCTGCTCGAGGCCGAAGAGGCCCCGGCGATGGCCTGA
- a CDS encoding DNA-methyltransferase — protein METEHRIHVGDAREMTALDDDAVELVVTSPPYPMIEMWDDLFAELDPAVADLLAAGDSAAAFEAMHDALDPVWDELSRVLVDGGVAAVNVGDATRNGGEGFQLYPNHAELISRFRDRGFDLLPDVLWRKPANGLTKFMGSGMVPPNAYATLEHEYVLLFRNGGESRSFAAGADRRYEAAYFWEERNDWFSDLWTDVQGEAQRLDHAELRERSGAFPFELPYRLVNMYSVYGDTVLDPFWGTGTTSLAAMVAGRNSAGFELSREFREVFDDRLADVESFADECNRERLADHREFAAGEDLAYEAENYDFRVKTKQERQLQLYTVADYERDGDRYVVSHEEFGGE, from the coding sequence ATGGAGACCGAACACCGGATCCACGTCGGCGACGCCCGCGAGATGACCGCGCTGGACGACGACGCGGTCGAACTCGTCGTGACCTCGCCGCCGTACCCGATGATCGAGATGTGGGACGACCTGTTCGCGGAGCTGGACCCCGCCGTCGCCGACCTGCTGGCGGCGGGCGACTCGGCGGCCGCGTTCGAGGCGATGCACGACGCGCTCGACCCGGTCTGGGACGAGCTCTCGCGGGTGCTGGTCGACGGCGGCGTCGCGGCGGTCAACGTCGGCGACGCGACCCGCAACGGCGGGGAGGGGTTCCAGCTCTACCCGAACCACGCCGAGCTCATCTCCCGGTTCCGCGACCGGGGGTTCGACCTCCTGCCGGACGTGCTGTGGCGCAAGCCGGCCAACGGCCTCACCAAGTTCATGGGGTCGGGGATGGTGCCGCCCAACGCCTACGCCACCCTCGAGCACGAGTACGTCCTCCTCTTCCGGAACGGCGGGGAGTCGCGGTCGTTCGCGGCCGGAGCCGACCGGCGGTACGAGGCCGCCTACTTCTGGGAGGAGCGCAACGACTGGTTCTCGGACCTCTGGACCGACGTCCAGGGCGAGGCCCAGCGGCTGGACCACGCCGAACTCCGCGAGCGGTCGGGCGCGTTCCCCTTCGAGCTCCCCTACCGGCTCGTCAACATGTACTCGGTGTACGGCGACACGGTGCTCGACCCTTTCTGGGGGACCGGGACCACGTCGCTGGCGGCGATGGTCGCCGGCCGGAACTCGGCGGGGTTCGAACTCAGCCGGGAGTTCCGGGAGGTGTTCGACGACCGCCTCGCCGACGTGGAGTCGTTCGCCGACGAGTGTAACCGTGAGCGACTCGCCGACCACCGAGAGTTCGCCGCGGGCGAGGACCTCGCCTACGAGGCCGAGAACTACGACTTCCGGGTCAAGACGAAGCAGGAGCGCCAGTTGCAGCTGTACACCGTGGCGGACTACGAGCGCGACGGCGACCGGTACGTGGTCTCCCACGAGGAGTTCGGCGGAGAGTGA
- a CDS encoding 3-dehydroquinate synthase II: MTRSVWLKADDAVGDWDDRRKRITAGLEAGVDWVLVDAADVGRVRELGDVNVAAFTDGDAELIDEAESGANPDVFVVGKDGEGDGTVDLPSDFSGSADLSTLRRDDERAEGAYVRILSEDYEAFAEAAAEEADYTIVVGEDWTIIPLENLIARIGEETDLVAGVTSAEEAKTAFETLEIGSDAVLLDSDDPDEIRETVEVRDEAERETLDLTWAEVTAVERVGSADRVCVDTGSLMDHDEGMLVGSMSRGLFFVHAETAESPYVASRPFRVNAGAVHAYVRTPDGGTKYLSELKSGDEVQIVDTDGRTREATVGRVKIEKRPMFRVEAEFDDGDRVETLLQNAETIKVPTRDGRTAVTDLAEGDEVLVFREGGARHFGETVEESIIEK, encoded by the coding sequence ATGACACGCTCCGTGTGGCTCAAGGCCGACGACGCCGTCGGCGACTGGGACGACCGACGGAAACGGATCACGGCCGGACTCGAAGCGGGCGTCGACTGGGTGCTGGTCGACGCCGCCGACGTCGGACGGGTGCGCGAACTCGGCGACGTCAACGTCGCGGCGTTCACCGACGGCGACGCCGAACTGATAGACGAGGCCGAGTCCGGGGCCAATCCGGACGTCTTCGTCGTGGGCAAGGACGGCGAGGGCGACGGCACCGTCGACCTCCCGTCGGACTTCTCGGGGTCGGCGGACCTCTCGACGCTCCGGCGCGACGACGAGCGGGCCGAGGGCGCGTACGTCCGCATCCTGAGCGAGGACTACGAGGCGTTCGCCGAGGCGGCCGCCGAGGAGGCCGACTACACCATCGTCGTCGGCGAGGACTGGACCATCATCCCGCTGGAGAACCTCATCGCACGCATCGGCGAGGAGACCGACCTCGTCGCGGGCGTCACGAGCGCCGAGGAGGCCAAGACCGCGTTCGAGACGCTCGAAATCGGGAGCGACGCGGTGCTGCTCGACTCCGACGACCCCGACGAGATCCGCGAGACGGTCGAGGTCCGCGACGAGGCCGAGCGCGAGACGCTCGACCTCACCTGGGCCGAGGTGACGGCGGTCGAGCGCGTCGGCAGCGCCGACCGGGTCTGCGTCGACACGGGGAGCCTGATGGACCACGACGAGGGGATGCTCGTCGGGTCGATGTCCCGGGGCCTGTTCTTCGTCCACGCCGAGACCGCCGAATCGCCGTACGTCGCCTCGCGGCCGTTCCGGGTGAACGCGGGTGCGGTCCACGCCTACGTCCGGACGCCCGACGGCGGCACGAAGTACCTCTCGGAACTCAAGTCCGGCGACGAAGTCCAGATCGTCGACACCGACGGCCGGACCCGCGAGGCGACGGTCGGCCGGGTCAAGATCGAGAAGCGGCCGATGTTCCGGGTCGAGGCCGAGTTCGACGACGGAGATAGAGTCGAGACGCTGCTCCAGAACGCCGAGACCATCAAGGTCCCCACCCGCGACGGTCGGACCGCTGTCACGGACCTGGCCGAGGGCGACGAGGTCCTGGTGTTCCGCGAGGGCGGCGCCCGCCACTTCGGCGAGACCGTCGAGGAGAGCATCATCGAGAAGTAG
- a CDS encoding zinc ribbon domain-containing protein has translation MTRTKSEKRPWLGALLSFLLPGVGHVYLREWLRSAMWFAFAVSAVLLFVPLPEAATTGATSVGAAMDAAMEATSDLPLEALVPIWVVRAFSAIDAYWLALQTRSDDEDGEQCPACGKPVDDDLDFCQWCTTPLPERDGPNGPTEGNAVSR, from the coding sequence GTGACCCGTACGAAATCCGAGAAGCGTCCGTGGTTGGGGGCGCTGCTGTCGTTCCTCCTGCCCGGAGTCGGCCACGTCTACCTCCGTGAGTGGCTCCGCTCGGCGATGTGGTTCGCCTTCGCGGTCAGCGCGGTGCTGCTGTTCGTGCCGCTTCCCGAGGCCGCGACGACCGGCGCCACGAGCGTCGGGGCCGCGATGGACGCCGCGATGGAGGCGACCAGCGACCTCCCGCTCGAGGCGCTGGTCCCCATCTGGGTCGTGCGGGCGTTCAGCGCCATCGACGCCTACTGGCTGGCGCTCCAAACCCGGAGCGACGACGAGGACGGCGAGCAGTGCCCGGCCTGCGGCAAGCCGGTCGACGACGACCTGGACTTCTGCCAGTGGTGCACGACCCCGCTCCCCGAGCGCGACGGCCCGAACGGCCCGACGGAAGGCAACGCGGTCTCTCGCTGA